Below is a genomic region from Onychostoma macrolepis isolate SWU-2019 chromosome 15, ASM1243209v1, whole genome shotgun sequence.
aaaaaagtcagaattacgagacacaaactcgcaattgtgactttataaatcataattctgactttatatctcacaattctgtgaaaaaaaagtcacagtaaccttttttttttttattcagtggcagaaacgggcttccatacatATCCACTGAAAAACTATGATAATGGAAAAAATACAGCAAAGGAATGTTGTTGAAGCAAACTGATGTGGGCAAATCCACCACATAATCTACAAAATTGTGTCGCATACACCaaactatttaaatatactgctgtaacAACATCAAGATGAGAATCCATGTTACCAGAAcaattaataatgttattaacgtgaacaattaaatatgttatatttatatgaaatatggTTAGGAAACACTGATGATTACGGTTGAACGCACAGCAAAGTAATTCTGTTTTTCGCAGCTATTCTTTAATACTTTACTCTGATCAAgctaaaaaaaagtgcaaatattGTTCACTATATCCAGTGATAAACGAGTATCGGTCGATTTCTAATAATAAATGCCTTACTATTCCTTCAGTCTgacagcaaataaataaaatgattaacattCAATTATTCACATATAATTGACTAAAATTAGACAAATAGGTGCCAATTTCACTCCATTCATATTTTAACACTTCTGCACTGGACTCAAAAACTACAAATAAACTTagcatttaattatataattttgcaAACTGGTGCCACTACGAAACGTCTGTGTACATACCATTGGAGAATTTGCATTGTTTCAGTACTTCGCTGAAGCCCTCGCAGAGTTTGAGGTCGCTCTGTGTCTGAGCACACTCGATGAACTGCTTCAGCTCGTATCCACAGGgactctgctgctgctgctgctggtacATGGGCTGAGCCTGGTAGGGCTCCTGTGGGGTCGTTTAGGATAAAGAAGCTttcagaattatatatatactaaaatcTTTTAGCAAGATCAACCAGATATAAAAAATGAACATAATTACTAATACATGGCTGTACATGACGTTTGTCAGACAAAACGTCTATATAAggatttaagaaaaatattttaggaGTCTGTACTAAGAAGAGCTTAAATGTgctgaatgtgcacttgtagtgtacttcccTTCTTAGAAGTATATTTGGTATTTTACGGTGTTCTTATTGCAAATTACATGCACTTACTTTAGTAATAACAACAAATTAAGCAATATTACACACAACTAACCTGAAACCAAACCCTCATTCTAACTCTAagcatatagtaagtacatgtagctAACTAATATTacttagtacttaaatgtataattacactgcaagaaagacaccataaaataaagtgtttccgtatatttttaaaactctacTTGCAGATaatgaaataatcttaatgaaataaaaagacaCTTAAGTGTACTCAAAGAGAGactaacacacttaagtacagctttaaaaagtccacataaaaaaactgtaataacatacaatttacatttcatgtcatacacttattttgatttgTTGACCAACATACTAAGCCACATGTaaatacttgattataattgtaACTAACTTTATTACTTTTTcagttaacatattttaaatgtactaaacttaaaatatatttagatacgTGACATACAGTTGAAGTCacaagtttacatacaccttgcagaatctgcaaaatgttaattattgaaccaaaataagagggattgTACAAAATgcgttattgtttatttagtactgacctgaataagatatttcgcataaaatacatttgtgtcCACAAGAGACaaaaatagttgaatttataaaactgaccccgttcaaaagtttacatccccttgattcttaatactgtgtttttACTTGAATAATCAagagctgtttttttgtttttttttaagtttagtgatagttgttcatgagtcccttgtttgtcctgaacagttgaACTGCCTGCTGTACTTCAGAAAAATCCCTCcggtcccacaaattctttggttttccagcatttttgtgtatttgaaccctttccagcaatgcttgtatgattttgagatccatctttgcacactgaggacaactgagggactcatatgcaactattacagaaggttcaatcgctcactgatgctccagaaggaaaataAGAGctggggggtgaaaactttttgaatttgaagatcagggtaaatttattttgtcttctgggaaacaagTAAGTatcttctgaagggcagtactaaatgaaaaaaatatatgatatttaggcaaaataagaaaaatgtacatccccttctggagcatcagtgagcgtttgaacCTTTTGTAGGTCAACAGAAATGACATCAAAGTATACTTTACCTTAAACGCTTGTTGTCAGTACATTTATCAGTACAATATCTCCATAGAAGACAATAGAAGGAATTGTGTAATGACATATGAAGAAGTACCTAAATCCTAACACTAGCTAATTAAAACAATGAAGTGTCCAAAAACATCAGTTTGCAGTTCTAAAGAACATTATTTCTGTGACAAGTTGCAAAAGTGTACTACCCTTTCTCAAAGGAGAGCTGAGCGTAACTGTTCAAACAGGTAGTTTGGCTTGTGTTTACCTGATAGGTGACATCTGGCCTGGCAGCCTCTGTCTGACCACCTCCGCTGAAGCCGCCAGTCATGGCATGACCTAACGTGTGTCCGACAGCAGAGCCGACCGCAACGCCCGCCGCGGTGGTCGCCATCTGAGCGAACATCCCCGGCTGACGGGGAGCAGCAGCAGGAGCCGCCACCGCCGACGGTGGAGCCGGAGCGGGCGCTGGAGCGTACGAGCGTGGAGGAGCTGCTCTAGCCATTGGTGGGGAGGAGTAACTAGAGAGAAAACACACCATCATCTACCTGTACAGCAAGATCTCTTCATACAAGGTTCACACACTATTGAAATTGGGTTATCAATCATTAGTATTTCATGCGGTTTTTTTATGACTGTTGTtcctatatggttgctagggtgttctaggtggttgctataCAGGACCAAATAGTGACTGATAAACAATACATATGGGTACTGGGTATAGTATGGGTTTTcgattaaattgtattatttatttattatttttttttagatattggTCAGTagatattgtacatttattactcaacaattaataaatatttactgatgcctgttaatttttaatttttttacatacaaTTTTCTTCTCATCTAATgttcaatattaatatttaaaaacctgaataatttttctaatttaactAAAGCCTAGAAGGAAGttttaagaataataaataatttaaaaaataataatttaatacactTTTACAGAATTCTAGAATTATAAAACCAGTGCATTTCTACACAAAACTCAAGCTTTCGCTTGCAAGTATGCGTCTGTTTTACACCAAATACTGcttaaagaaacatttcagagcagagaatcatttaaaatcttttagATTTGATACTGTAAACAAATATTATCCAAAGCCGGCTCGTTCATATACACTCATGTTCATAAATGTAGGCAATGTATATCCTCTACAATCGCCATCACTATTGCTAATAACTAATATGCTTAAAGAGACATTAAGAGATTAAAGAGactaagtcttctgaagctgtAGCTGATGGTAAAGAAGTTTGTTCCTGATTTAAAGTGTTGGTTAAGTAACGTAACTGACGCATGACTAGCACTGACACATGTAACGTTAGCTCAAGATAACCGCTCTTAACTAACCTTGGAGGACTCATCCTCGAAGTTCTGCTTCGGCTTCCTCTTGGCATGTTGCTTTTTTATAactaaatccagaaaaaaatccGAGACTCGCTGAAAGTTCTGCTGTTTTAAGATGACTATACTCTGTCTGCGCGCTACTGACCTTCGTACTGTACTTATAATCCGGGGAACTTTCTAGTGTATTACATCATAAGGCTTGACTTCCGCTCATGCGCATGCTGTACTTCCggcatgaaatattattaaataccaATTCTATAGtgcattataataattatagtgCACGGTTACTAAAATCTGAGTTGTCGTGTTATGACCCCTGTAATTGGCTAGACATCAGTCCATCATAGTTGTATTGCTGTCATTTTAGATCGAGTCTGCAATCGTGATTTAACACCgcggtcaagccagccgcaGTTCAGAAAAACACGGTCAAGCCAGCCGCGAATGGAATTGTGGTGCGCGCGTATTATTATGATTACGGTAATTGCAGGACTAACACAGAGGAAACGCGCTTTCAGAGCGCTTTTCATTCTAGACACCcagaattgagatatataattacatttttggggatttttttttttttctacatctGCTTTCATATTCGTGTTTTTATTGGTCTGTTTGACGTTTCTGTTATAAGCCTACTATATTCTTCTACCTTTCAAATCATTGCAAGATTCGTAGAAAAGGAGATATGGGTCATTAATCGATTTGGAGGGGTATTAAGACCCtgtttctaataagtagaagaaatgaatGGTCAATTATTATAGGGGACATCCCACACATctcatatgaaaccattttactgcagcttTTTCAAGATATggtatattattacattttagagggCTATAAAGACCTCATTTCTAATAAGTACACAAAATGATTGGTCAGTTCTTAGACGTGATGTTCCATACTATATGCATGCCTCATATGAtaccattttactgcagcgttttcaagatatgggacattattgtatttta
It encodes:
- the chchd2 gene encoding coiled-coil-helix-coiled-coil-helix domain-containing protein 2, with the protein product MPRGSRSRTSRMSPPSYSSPPMARAAPPRSYAPAPAPAPPSAVAAPAAAPRQPGMFAQMATTAAGVAVGSAVGHTLGHAMTGGFSGGGQTEAARPDVTYQEPYQAQPMYQQQQQQSPCGYELKQFIECAQTQSDLKLCEGFSEVLKQCKFSNGLS